The window CATGGCGAATCGTGTGCGGCACGGTGACCAGACCACTTTCCGGGACGGTGACGTCCATGACGTCGCCGGCGTAGCGCACCTGCACCGCGGCCACCCTTCGCGTCGCCATCAACGTCAGATCGGCCACCCACTCCATGTCGGGGCGCGCAAGCTGGCACGACAGATCCATCAGGTCATTGCCGAACCAGTCGCGCAGGGGTTCGTCCGGCCGACGCAGCACCCACTCCGGCATCCCCCCTCCCGAGGACGTGGGCGGGTACTGCCACTGCCCGACCGCCGAACGCGCCAGCAGATAGACGTCGTCGTAGAGCTCGCCGTCCTCCAGGTCTCGGGACAGCACGATCACCGAGCCGTAGCGGCCCCACTGACCTGCCGCCGCGATCGCGGCCGAGCCGGCTGGGAGAGCCACCGGAAGCGGGGGTGCGCCATGGTCGAGCGCGTCGAACAACTCCTGCTCGTCGAAGAACCGGTAGGAGTCGTCAGATAACTCATGTTCCGTATCTTCCATATGCCTCAGCGTAACAACGCCCAGGCCCACTTGGTTGCGTCACCCATATCGTGGCTGTGGTGTTCCGGCTGGTCAGAACTCCTCCACCACCAGATAGTCCGCGGCGAGCTGCAGTGAAGGTCCTCATGAAGAGGTAACGGGGCGTTCGGCAGAATGCTGTAGGCACCTGTTGAATGGGGCGGGCAAGCCCCCCCGATACGAACTGACTTCTTCTCGGCGAAAGCATATGGTGAGGCCTGGCACCGTACGGCGAATCCAGCAATCAAAACGGGAGCGAGAAAGGACGTCTCCGCAAATATAAGTGCCCGGCGCCACGGGCTGCTTGGAAATCCGGGCAGCGCGACGCTAGGCACAGTTGCCGCGGTCTATGCATTCCGCGGACTTAGCGATCTACGGACGGTTCCTGTGCTTCTGGCTCTGTCGTCGCCCCGCGCTACGGCGACGGCCAGGACCGAGGATGTAGTCGGCCTGCGAGCGCACGGGCAGGAACGTGAGGATGGTCATGCCAAACCTCCAAGGATCAAAGTCGTTCTCCCTCGAGGGGCGACGATACCGCCCATGTCCGCGACTTAATCCCAAACTTTCGCCAAGCCGGTTCGCGCATCCTTTATTCGAAATAAGAGCACCCGCAAGGTTCGCCGGCGCTCTGGTGCGTTCACCAGGAAGTTGGCCCTTTATTTATCTAGTTTCTTTACAGATAGGGCCGGGGAGCGATACAGCTCCGCGATGATGACGATGTTCATCCTCGGCTGTGCAGCAAGGTGCCAGCCAGAGCGTGCCTTCATCCTGCGATCTTCTCGATGAGCAAATCGAGGACGTCCCCGACGCGATACAAGGGTCGGCCGGTCTTGTCGTGGCCGCGGTTCACCATGTGGCCACGGTGGGCGTAGCCGCGGATCATCGCGGGTGTGAGGTTCGCGCAGAGGCCGTGCAACGCCCGCGCGATCTCGGTGGCCGTGCCGAGTTGGTCGGCGACCTGCTCCATCAGCTACTGCTCGCGCGGCATCGCGCTGTGTGTGCCGCCGCACTCGCGGCAGCGGATAGTACTCGTGCCGTGGCGGGCGTACAGGTCGGTTGTGCAGGTGTCGATGCCGCACGCCCGGCGTACCAGGTCGCCGGCGGCCGGTGGATGACGCGGCGGGCCTGCCGCACGGCGTGCCGATCTCCTTGACGGCCTCGACGGCGGCCGGGCGGGCTATCAGCGCCCGGTGTTGACGTAACAGGCGCCGCGCGATGGCCGGCAGCGTGTCCGTGGGTCGGGCACGTGGGGACGGGGCCGGGCTGTGACGTCAGCGGCTGCTGGTGGCGATGAGGAAAGCGACCAGTTCGAGCACGGTGAGGGGCCAGATCACGGTGGGAGGAAGCGCGGGGAAATGATCACGAGGTACGCCAGGACGGCCAACCAGGCGTAGCCGCCGTTGACGTACGCGGGCGCCAGCGGGTGATCGGACGTAGACGGCTCTTCCTGCGAGAACGGGCGCCGCCGGCGGTCAGGGCGCCGCGGTTGTGCGGAGCTGAGCGTGCGTGAGAGGGGCCGGGTGGCCTGGTGCCCAAGGGGCGGCTTCACGACCACGAGGCTCCTGGGCGCCGGAGGTGACGGCCTGGCCTGGGCGAGCTCGCCGGGCATCTGCCCGACCAGGTCGGCCGACATCGGCCCGCCAGCCCTCGCCGCTTAGCAGGCAGAGGGAATGCCCACCTTGGCCGCGAACCCGGCGGTAAAGACGACCATGACATCGTCGGTACCCAGGTGGTGGACGTCGGTTGGCGGCCATTCCGCCGGGCTCCCCGCGGCTATCCACACGGCCTTCTCCCGCGAGCACAATCTAATCGCGGCCGGAGTCCGGAGGGAGCCCTCGCGATCTTGGGACCAGGCGATGTCGACGGAGGTGAGTGTTCTGTCGACCAGGCTCGACCAGCGTGGGTGATCGGTCACGGCCACCGCCGCCGACCCGCCTGGTTCCCCGATCATCCGCAGGTGAGCGGTCATCGGCTCAGGAAAGACTTCAAGTCCGTAGTGGTCGAAGCTGCTGCCCCACACGGCCGAGAAACAGGCGCCATCGTCGGTGAACAGTTCCACCCCCATGGTGGGCTGGTGCCACGTCCCGAAGTCCCACTCCTCGACGTCGCGACCGTCCTCCCCGCCCATCAAGGGGTAGTAGACGACCCTGTGGATACGCCTGCCTCGCAACATGGCGGCCGTACGTTCATACTCCACCGCGGTCAGCGACGACGACACCGGTACAGCATCACCCCATGCAGACAGCCCGCGCCATCGCATTTCTGCAGTCCCACGACTCGGCGCGACCCGGCGAGCGTTCCGGTCACAGCACGAGCCGTTGGAACTAGCACTGCAACTACGACGCCCCGAAAAGATCAAAGGCCCTCTCCCCGTAATCGGGGCGAGGGCCTTTCACCTGCGGAGGATCGGGGATTTGAACCCCGGATGGTGTTGCCACCAAACCGCATTAGCAGTGCGGCGCCATAGACCTGACTAGGCGAATCCTCCTGGAAGCCATGTGGCTCAGGACAGCGTACCGGCCTTCTGGCGAGGCGGCAAAGCGGTTGCGCCCGCGAGCCCTACGAGGAGGTTATCCACCGCCTGTGGGTAACCTCCTGTGGACGAAGCCCGCCCTGTTCCAGAACGGGCTTTCGAGGAGGCTGCGAGAGAGGGCCTCAGGCGGCCGGGTTGGCCTCGCCCTCGATCTCGATCTTGACCTTCTTGCCCACCAGGACGCCGCCGGTCTCCAGGGCCTGGTTCCAGGTCAGGCCGAACTCCTCGCGGTCCACCTCGGTGTGGATGGAGAAGCCCCACACGGCCTGGCCCCACGGGTTGGTGCCGGCGCCGCCGTACTCGACGGTGAGCTCGACCTCCCGGGTGACGTCGCGGATCGCCAGGTCGCCGACGACGGTGAACTCGTCGTCCGACTGGCGGGTCACGCGCTTGCTCTGGAAGGTGATCTCCGGGAACTTGTCCACGGCCAGGAAGTCGTCGCTGCGCAGGTGGCCGTCACGGTCGGCGACGCCGGTGTCGATGCTGGCCGTCTTGATCGTGAGCTGGGCGGCCGACTCGAGCGGGTTCTCGGCGATCGTGATCGTGGCGCTGTAGTCCGAGAAGTGGCCACGGACCTTGCTCACCATCATGTGCTTGACGACGAAGCCGATGCGGCTGTGGGCCGCGTCCATGGTGTAGGTGCCGGCGGCGGGGACGGTGAGGCCTTCCCAGGTACGAGTGCTCATGAGGTGCTCCCTAGAAGCTTGTCGTGCGGATAGTTGCGTCAACAGACATCTACACGAGGAATATTCCCCGCGTCAACTATCGTCGGATAGGGTGTGAACGTGAAACCGATCGAAGACCCCCGGCTGACGGCCATGGGCCTGCTGTCCGAGGTCCACGCAGGGCTGGCTGCCCGGATGCAGCCGGTGTTCAGCGCCGCCGGGCTGTCGGAGGCCGACTTCGAGACGCTCGTCAGGCTGGGCCGTTCCCCCGGCGAACGGCTGCGCATGACCGACCTGGCCGCCCAGACCGGGCTGTCCACCAGCGGAGTGACGAGAGTCGTCGACCGCCTCGAGCGCGACGGCCTGGTCACCCGTGTGGCCTGTGCCCATGACAGGCGCACCTCCTATGCGGCCCTCACCGACGCCGGCCGCGAACGCCTCGAGTCCGTGCTGCCCCTCCACCTCGCCGACATCGAGAGCTGCTTCACCGGCCTGCTCGCCGAGGACCAGCTCGAAGCCTTCCTCGCCGCCCTGCGCACGATCAGGGACGTCGTACGGCCCTGCGCTACCGCTGGGGCGGAGCGGATATCCCCAGCTCGGACCTGAGCTTGGCCATGGCCCGCGACACCGTGCTCTTGACCGTGCCGACGCTGATGCCGAGCGTGCTCGCGACCTCCGGTTCGGACATGTCCTCGTAGTAGCGCAGCACGATCGCGGCCCGCATGCGTTCGGGCAGCCTGCTCAGCGCCCGTTCGAGCCGCTCGTGCACCTCACCGTACGTCTCCGACGGCTCCCACGGAACCTCCGGCAGCTCGTCGGACGGATACTCCTCCAGCTTGCGCCGCCGCCACTGCGAGATGTTGATGTTCACCATCGCCCGCCGGACGTAGCCGTCGAGCGCTCCACGGTCGGCGATGCGGTCCCAGGCCAGGTACGTCCTGGTCAGGGCGTTCTGCAGCAGGTCCTCGGCGTCCAGAGGGTGCCCGGTGAGCTGGTGGGCGGCGCGCAGCAGCGCGGGACCGCGGGTCGCGACGTACTCGCGGAACTCCTCTTCCTCCTGAGTGATCTGCATCGTGGCCAGAATCGCAGCCGTACGCCCAGTTGGGGCTGAACCGGAATTCATGATTCGGCCCGCCGACGACAAAGATCCGTCCAGGTCGGTGGCGGTTTGTACGACGCCGGATGTCATGTCCTTTCCTTGGGATGCGTATTTTGCTCCCTATGAGCCCCGGCCCGAGCGCGGCGCGGCCGGCCGTGTGACGCTAGAGACGCGACAAGGGAGGGCGAATGGGCTATCCGGACGTCGGGCGCCGCCGGGTGCTCGCGGCGGCGGCGCTGGGCAGGGAGGCGGGCGTCCCCGGCCCCGAGCCGTCGGCCGGTAATTCGTTACGCGCGGTCGCGGGTGAGATCGTCGACATCAGCCCGCACCTGGTCATCATCGAGACGCCGGAGGGCCGGGAGGAGCGGCTGGTCATCGCCCCCTGGGCCACCGCGTGGCACGGCGGCGACACCGCCCCGGCCGACATCCCGATCCGCTCCAGGGTCATGATGCGGACCGTGCGCGAGGGCAAGGTCGTCGAACGCATCTGGGCCGACACCGTCCGCATCACCGGCACGATCCTGACCATCGAAGGGCGCAAGGACCTGACGGTCGAGTTGTCCTGCGGCCCGCACCGCGGCCGACGCACGATCGTCATCCCCTACCGGGCCACCGGCCGTGTCCAGGTGCGTCACCCCAAGCTGGAGCCCGGCTACCTCTTCGACGCGATCGGCGTCAGGCGGGACGGCGCCTGCCACGCGCTGCTGCCGGCCACCTCCCAGCCTCCCTACCCCGCGCGCGCCGTGCCCCCGCCCCCGCCCGCGTACGCCGGGGTGCAGTCGCGCGTCTCCGGCACCGTCACCTGGTCCGACGCGTTCGACGAGGAGGAACGCGGCCTGGCCTACCCCATGGTCGAACGTTCCGACGCCGGCTGCCCCGACGCCGAGGTGTCCTGCGCGGGCCTGCCGTACCTCGCGGTCGGCTCGCTCGTCCAGGTCAAGAACGTCTGCGCCGAGCGCGCGGTCAACGTGCCGGTGGTCGCGTGCGGGTGCGTGGCCGGGCGGTTCTGCGATCGTTGCGTGGAGTGCGGCACGTCGCCGCGCGGCCGGATCGCGGAGCTGTCGCCGTCGTCGTACATCGAGCTCGGCGGCGACCTGGTCAAGGGATGCTTCAACGCTCAGATCGGATGGGGGTGACGCTGGTGGTGGCATCGCAGCTACCGGTCCTGATCGTGCTGCTCGTCCTCGGCACGGTGGCCAAGCTGTCCACAGTGCGCTCGGGCGGCGAGCCGGGCGCGCTGTCCAGGCTGGGGCCCGCCGTCCTGGTGCCCGGGCGGCTGCAGGCTCCGGCGCTGGTCGCGTGCGCGGTGGGGGAGCTGGCCCTCGCCGCGGGCCTTCTGGCGTCCACCGCCGCGATCTTCCGGTGGGCGACGGTCATGTTCTTCGCGCTGTCCACGTACGTGCTGCTGGAGCTGCGCAGGCGGCGGCCGGACGCCGGATGCGGCTGCTTCGGCGACGTCAGCGCGGCCCCCGTGGGCGTCCGGTCGATCAGCAGGACCGTCGCGCTGACCGGGATGGCGGTGCTGACGGTGTGGGCCGAGGTGCCCGGCTGGGTGACGTTCGTCCAGCCGTCGTGGTGGACGGCGGCCGGTGTGGCGCTGCTCCTGCTGCTGTCGCCCGAACTGGAGGAACTGGCCGACCGGGTGAGGTATCGCGCGCCCTGCGAGCAGCGCCGGGCCCCGGCCGAGAGCGTCACGATGGCCCGGCTGCGGGGC is drawn from Nonomuraea muscovyensis and contains these coding sequences:
- a CDS encoding YceI family protein, producing the protein MSTRTWEGLTVPAAGTYTMDAAHSRIGFVVKHMMVSKVRGHFSDYSATITIAENPLESAAQLTIKTASIDTGVADRDGHLRSDDFLAVDKFPEITFQSKRVTRQSDDEFTVVGDLAIRDVTREVELTVEYGGAGTNPWGQAVWGFSIHTEVDREEFGLTWNQALETGGVLVGKKVKIEIEGEANPAA
- a CDS encoding MarR family winged helix-turn-helix transcriptional regulator yields the protein MKPIEDPRLTAMGLLSEVHAGLAARMQPVFSAAGLSEADFETLVRLGRSPGERLRMTDLAAQTGLSTSGVTRVVDRLERDGLVTRVACAHDRRTSYAALTDAGRERLESVLPLHLADIESCFTGLLAEDQLEAFLAALRTIRDVVRPCATAGAERISPART
- a CDS encoding SigE family RNA polymerase sigma factor: MQITQEEEEFREYVATRGPALLRAAHQLTGHPLDAEDLLQNALTRTYLAWDRIADRGALDGYVRRAMVNINISQWRRRKLEEYPSDELPEVPWEPSETYGEVHERLERALSRLPERMRAAIVLRYYEDMSEPEVASTLGISVGTVKSTVSRAMAKLRSELGISAPPQR
- a CDS encoding MauE/DoxX family redox-associated membrane protein, with the protein product MGVTLVVASQLPVLIVLLVLGTVAKLSTVRSGGEPGALSRLGPAVLVPGRLQAPALVACAVGELALAAGLLASTAAIFRWATVMFFALSTYVLLELRRRRPDAGCGCFGDVSAAPVGVRSISRTVALTGMAVLTVWAEVPGWVTFVQPSWWTAAGVALLLLLSPELEELADRVRYRAPCEQRRAPAESVTMARLRGSRSWRAHEELLASAEPYDTWRELCWRFFAFRSKDDGDVVFAVYLSGRRPVVRVAVVSPEDTGSLPSYTPVSA